The bacterium nucleotide sequence AGCTTCCCAAAAGGGACCTGGGCCCGATCCCTTACGCCAACGCCTACGGCCTGACCTGGGACAGCTTTAATCAATGGGGGGAAGCGGCCGCTGCCGGGATATATATTTATGTCATCGCTGATGAAGCCGGGCATCAAAAGACAGGGAAATTCTCTCTGTTAAGATAGGCTGAAGACTGAAGGCTGAAGCCTATCCACCTGTAGATGTTCCCAGGGCAGTATCCGTTTCGGATCAGTTATCTTAGCCGTATAAAATTCAGGGTCTAAGCCGGCCTCCTTCCAGGCCTTTGGCCAGGGAAGACCTTGACTGCCGACTAAGGAAAGAACCAGGCCCAGACGGCGATCACCCCTGGAAATGGCTGTTTGATACCTGGCCAGTCTCAAACTCTTAGGGGTAAATCTTACTCCCGGAAGGTGTTTTTTCATTAACTTCAATCGTTCTTCCAAGATCTCTGTCTTCTCCATCGCCTCTCTGGCCCAAGGTGTATGCGGTTTGGGAATAAAGGGAGCGACACTCAAGCTCAGACCCCTCTTCATTGAATCCTTAATCTTCCTAACCAGGTTTATGGTATCTAAAATATCATCCATAGATTCGCCCGGCAGACCAATAATGAGGTAGAGCTTAATGTTGGCCTGCCGGCCTGCTGCCTCTACCGTCTCTATGATTTCATCTTCCTCAATATACTTGCCAATCTTCTGCTGAAGAGCCGCCGACCCCGTTTCAATGGCCAGAGTAATGGTCTGCTGGTCGAGCATGGGCAGGAGTGAAGGGAGAAAACCTTTTATGGGAAGAGAGGCCAAGCTGATCTTTCCGCCCAAATCTTTTATCCGGCTGCATAATTCTATCAGGTAGGGATAATCACCTACGGCTGCCCCAACCAGTCCGATTCGTTTGCTTAGAGTAAGCCCATGCTTGACCTGATCTATCAGAACTTCCACAGATCGGCACCTAAAAGGCCCTGTAGCAAAGCTCGTGACACAAAAACGGCATCTTTTGGGACAGCCACGGCTGACTTCAATCAAATACTGATCCTTAAATTCAGTGTGTGGAGTAAGTATAGAAGAAGCAGTGGGATATGAATCGAGGGAGACAATCCATCTCCTGGTCGGGCCATTTATCTTTCCTCCCTTATTTTTTATCCGAGCGATAGTGCCATCCTGGTGATAGGCCACCTCAAAATCCGACGGGAGATAGACACCGCCTATCTCCCGCAAGGTTTCAAAGACTTCATTCCAGGACAAACCTTGGCGGCTTCCTTTTAGACAGATAGTGACTACCTCCGGGACAACCTCTTCTCCCTCGCCCAGGATAAAGATATCAATAAAATCAGCC carries:
- a CDS encoding radical SAM protein; the encoded protein is MTKLPMTRLIKKAKYLLSAEKNEAPASSREGLSICLVYPNTYYIGMSNLGFLTLYRILNSQPGIYCERAFLPDPEDLADYYRTGAPLFSLESGRPLREFHIIAFSLCFELDFPYVPKVLDLAGIPLKSRERTNHDPLVMAGGLSAYTNPEPLADFIDIFILGEGEEVVPEVVTICLKGSRQGLSWNEVFETLREIGGVYLPSDFEVAYHQDGTIARIKNKGGKINGPTRRWIVSLDSYPTASSILTPHTEFKDQYLIEVSRGCPKRCRFCVTSFATGPFRCRSVEVLIDQVKHGLTLSKRIGLVGAAVGDYPYLIELCSRIKDLGGKISLASLPIKGFLPSLLPMLDQQTITLAIETGSAALQQKIGKYIEEDEIIETVEAAGRQANIKLYLIIGLPGESMDDILDTINLVRKIKDSMKRGLSLSVAPFIPKPHTPWAREAMEKTEILEERLKLMKKHLPGVRFTPKSLRLARYQTAISRGDRRLGLVLSLVGSQGLPWPKAWKEAGLDPEFYTAKITDPKRILPWEHLQVDRLQPSVFSLS